In one window of Nocardia brasiliensis DNA:
- a CDS encoding ATP-grasp domain-containing protein, with translation MTGTVVILGGADGSTSTYRRARELGYRTVCVDRRADAVARSLADEFVQHSIREPASIAAALDGRTDIVAVLSPASDTGLSAQRWLARHWDLPDPLAAQVVHASQDKAYFRAVCHRLGFSSYGYVAGRADAELVLRAGALRFPVLVKPLDAQSSRGIQVCTQLSEVAAAARDAARFASGGGVIVEEQIVGKHYSAEVFVDRGRIAFVGVSARTLTPAPHFVTVEHRVPADLAVEQRWELTDMLNELITELGYRRGPLTVDVIVDPLGTLHLIEMGARVGGNGLGELFWHAYGVDTVAASIAAATGGAADVMPSRSRATVSGVLYTDDAGVVAEVRGADAATTIPELAELVLFVQAGAQVQPYHNAANKLGHFIVVADHPDQAGAAAQAVRAALRFDLSGAA, from the coding sequence GTGACGGGCACGGTGGTCATCCTCGGCGGCGCGGACGGTTCGACGTCCACCTATCGCCGGGCCCGCGAACTCGGCTATCGCACCGTCTGCGTCGACCGCCGCGCCGATGCCGTGGCACGGTCGCTGGCCGACGAATTCGTGCAGCACAGTATTCGTGAACCGGCGTCGATCGCGGCCGCACTGGATGGGCGAACGGATATCGTCGCGGTGCTGTCCCCGGCCAGCGACACCGGGCTGTCCGCCCAGCGGTGGCTGGCGCGGCACTGGGACCTGCCGGATCCGCTTGCCGCGCAGGTGGTGCACGCCTCGCAGGACAAGGCGTACTTCCGGGCCGTGTGCCATCGGCTCGGCTTCAGCAGCTACGGCTACGTCGCGGGCCGGGCTGACGCCGAGCTTGTGTTGCGTGCCGGGGCACTGCGTTTCCCGGTGCTGGTGAAGCCGCTGGACGCGCAGAGCAGTCGCGGTATCCAGGTGTGCACGCAGCTGTCCGAGGTCGCGGCGGCGGCCAGGGACGCGGCGCGCTTCGCCAGTGGCGGTGGCGTCATCGTGGAGGAGCAGATCGTCGGAAAGCATTACAGCGCAGAGGTGTTCGTCGACCGAGGGCGGATCGCGTTCGTCGGGGTCAGTGCGCGCACGCTCACGCCCGCACCGCATTTCGTGACCGTCGAGCATCGTGTGCCCGCCGACCTCGCGGTAGAACAGCGCTGGGAGCTGACCGACATGCTCAACGAGCTGATCACCGAGCTCGGCTATCGGCGTGGGCCGTTGACCGTCGATGTGATCGTCGACCCGCTCGGCACGCTGCATCTGATCGAGATGGGCGCCCGGGTCGGCGGCAACGGGCTCGGCGAATTGTTCTGGCACGCTTACGGCGTCGATACCGTCGCGGCCTCGATCGCCGCGGCGACGGGCGGTGCGGCCGATGTCATGCCGAGCAGGTCGCGCGCCACGGTGTCCGGCGTGCTCTACACCGACGACGCGGGGGTCGTCGCGGAGGTGCGCGGCGCCGATGCCGCGACGACGATCCCCGAGCTGGCCGAATTGGTGCTCTTCGTTCAGGCGGGTGCGCAGGTGCAGCCGTACCACAACGCGGCGAACAAGCTGGGCCACTTCATAGTTGTCGCCGATCATCCGGATCAGGCGGGCGCGGCGGCGCAGGCGGTGCGTGCCGCGTTGCGTTTCGATCTGAGCGGTGCCGCGTGA
- a CDS encoding helix-turn-helix domain-containing protein — MAFGSSARVNPWVALGPEDDAERVGHHVSAAHELFVARGAAPRSVRRVVEASWLRSRGNGIDPDRQIGRTSLTGRELEQYRRTHPMAAVRPVVQKLLVEDARDTGLLVALSDARGRLLWVEGDTGAKDRAARMNFADGADWSEAAVGTNAPGTALALDHCVQIFGAEHYSRVVHPWSCAAGPVHDPVTGRVLGAIDITGGPRVAAPEVLSLIKATVAVAESELRAHPVRTPVAPRVELLGAGPALLFGHERIALSRRHSEILLLLLEHPEGLSTEHIAVLLDERDLDAVTVRAEISRLRRILGGTMLGSRPYRLLTELDSDLGALNRALRRGDIAAAVAGYRGQLLPASRAPGVGRVREALRARMRAAVLKSGDPAILGWWIGSVDGREDRGAWAAYLGSLDRDSSLYAQVAAQLAMLDRELGGR, encoded by the coding sequence GTGGCCTTTGGATCCAGCGCTCGGGTGAATCCGTGGGTCGCGCTGGGCCCCGAGGACGACGCGGAGCGGGTGGGCCACCATGTCTCGGCCGCGCACGAACTGTTCGTCGCGCGCGGCGCGGCGCCCCGCAGCGTGCGCCGGGTGGTCGAGGCGTCGTGGCTGCGCAGTCGCGGCAACGGGATCGATCCGGACCGCCAGATCGGCCGGACCTCGCTCACCGGCCGCGAATTGGAGCAATATCGGCGCACGCACCCGATGGCTGCGGTGCGCCCGGTCGTGCAGAAGCTGCTGGTCGAGGACGCGCGGGATACCGGACTACTGGTCGCGCTGAGCGATGCGCGCGGCAGGCTGCTCTGGGTGGAGGGCGATACCGGCGCGAAAGACCGTGCCGCGCGGATGAATTTCGCCGACGGCGCGGACTGGAGCGAAGCCGCGGTCGGCACCAACGCGCCGGGTACCGCACTGGCGCTTGATCATTGCGTGCAGATCTTCGGCGCCGAGCACTACAGCCGGGTGGTCCATCCGTGGAGTTGCGCGGCGGGCCCGGTGCACGACCCGGTGACGGGGCGGGTGCTCGGCGCGATCGACATCACCGGCGGGCCGCGTGTCGCCGCCCCCGAGGTGCTCTCGCTGATCAAGGCCACCGTCGCCGTCGCCGAATCCGAGCTGCGTGCCCACCCGGTGCGGACACCGGTCGCGCCGCGGGTCGAATTGCTCGGCGCCGGGCCCGCGCTGCTGTTCGGTCATGAGCGAATCGCCCTGTCGCGCAGGCACTCGGAGATCCTGCTCCTGCTGCTGGAACATCCCGAGGGCTTATCCACCGAGCACATCGCGGTACTGCTGGACGAGCGCGACCTCGACGCGGTGACCGTGCGCGCCGAGATCTCGCGCCTGCGCCGCATTCTCGGCGGCACCATGCTCGGCTCGCGGCCGTATCGGCTGCTGACCGAACTGGATTCGGATCTCGGCGCGTTGAATCGCGCGCTGCGCCGCGGCGATATCGCCGCCGCCGTCGCCGGCTACCGTGGGCAACTGCTGCCCGCCTCGCGCGCGCCCGGCGTCGGCCGGGTGCGCGAAGCGCTGCGCGCCAGAATGCGTGCCGCCGTGCTCAAGTCCGGCGATCCGGCCATCCTCGGCTGGTGGATCGGGTCGGTCGACGGCCGCGAGGACCGCGGCGCGTGGGCCGCCTATCTCGGCTCGCTCGACCGGGACTCGTCGTTGTACGCGCAGGTGGCGGCGCAGCTGGCCATGCTCGATCGCGAACTCGGCGGGCGCTGA
- the adh gene encoding aldehyde dehydrogenase has translation MTVYARPGAPDSLMSYQSRYDNWIGGQWVAPVKGQYFENPTPVTGENFCEVARSTAADIELALDAAHAAAPAWGKTSVAERAAILNKIADRIEANLDAIALAEAWDNGKPIRETLAADIPLAVDHFRYFAGAIRAQEGSLSEIDADTVAYHFHEPLGVVGQIIPWNFPILMATWKLAPALAAGNAVVLKPAEQTPASIMFLWSIIGDLLPPGVVNIVNGFGVEAGKPLASSNRIAKIAFTGETTTGRLIMQYASQNLIPVTLELGGKSPNIFFSDVMGADDDFLDKALEGFTMFALNQGEVCTCPSRSLIQADIFDRFLEQAALRTKAVRQGDPLDSETMIGAQASNDQLEKVLSYIEIGKSEGAQLVTGGERALLGGDLNGGYYVQPTIFTGRNAMRIFQEEIFGPVVSVTSFTDYDDAISIANDTLYGLGAGVWSRDGGTAYRAGRDIKAGRVWTNTYHQYPAHAAFGGYKQSGIGRENHKMMLDHYQQTKNLLVSYAPKAMGFF, from the coding sequence ATGACCGTCTACGCCCGGCCCGGTGCACCGGATTCGTTGATGAGCTACCAATCCCGCTACGACAACTGGATCGGCGGTCAATGGGTGGCGCCGGTGAAAGGCCAGTACTTCGAGAATCCGACGCCGGTCACCGGCGAGAACTTCTGCGAGGTTGCGCGTTCCACCGCGGCGGACATCGAACTCGCGCTGGACGCGGCCCACGCCGCAGCCCCGGCCTGGGGCAAGACCTCGGTGGCCGAGCGCGCGGCGATCCTGAACAAGATCGCCGACCGGATCGAGGCGAACCTGGACGCGATCGCGCTGGCCGAGGCGTGGGACAACGGCAAGCCGATCCGCGAGACGCTGGCCGCCGACATCCCGCTCGCGGTCGACCACTTCCGCTACTTCGCGGGAGCCATTCGCGCACAGGAGGGTTCGCTGTCGGAGATCGACGCCGACACCGTCGCCTACCACTTCCACGAGCCGCTCGGCGTGGTCGGGCAGATCATTCCGTGGAATTTCCCGATCCTGATGGCGACCTGGAAGCTGGCCCCCGCGCTGGCCGCCGGTAACGCGGTGGTGCTCAAGCCCGCCGAGCAGACCCCGGCCTCGATCATGTTCCTGTGGAGCATCATCGGTGATCTGCTGCCACCCGGTGTGGTCAACATCGTCAACGGCTTCGGTGTCGAGGCGGGCAAGCCGCTGGCCTCGAGCAACCGGATCGCCAAGATCGCGTTCACCGGTGAGACCACTACCGGCAGGTTGATCATGCAGTATGCGTCGCAGAACCTGATCCCCGTGACGCTCGAGCTCGGCGGCAAGAGCCCGAACATCTTCTTCTCCGATGTCATGGGCGCCGACGACGACTTCCTGGACAAGGCCCTGGAAGGGTTCACGATGTTCGCGCTGAACCAGGGCGAGGTGTGCACCTGCCCGTCGCGCTCGCTGATCCAGGCCGATATCTTCGACCGCTTCCTCGAGCAGGCCGCGCTGCGCACCAAGGCCGTGCGCCAAGGCGATCCGCTCGACTCCGAGACCATGATCGGCGCGCAGGCGTCCAACGATCAGCTGGAAAAGGTGCTGTCCTACATCGAGATCGGCAAGAGCGAGGGCGCGCAGCTGGTCACCGGCGGCGAACGCGCCTTGCTCGGCGGCGATCTGAACGGCGGTTACTACGTGCAGCCGACGATCTTCACCGGCCGCAACGCCATGCGGATCTTCCAGGAGGAGATCTTCGGACCGGTGGTGTCGGTGACCTCGTTCACCGACTACGACGACGCCATCTCGATCGCCAACGACACCCTGTACGGCCTGGGCGCCGGGGTGTGGTCGCGCGACGGCGGCACCGCGTACCGGGCCGGGCGTGACATCAAGGCGGGCCGGGTGTGGACCAACACCTATCACCAGTACCCGGCGCACGCGGCGTTCGGCGGCTACAAGCAGTCCGGCATCGGCCGGGAGAACCACAAGATGATGCTCGACCACTACCAGCAGACGAAGAACCTGCTGGTCAGTTACGCGCCGAAGGCCATGGGATTCTTCTGA
- a CDS encoding DUF779 domain-containing protein, with translation MPTAPPRLVVTMAAARLLRRLRDTHGPLMMHQSGGCCDGSAPMCYPLGEFLVGDRDVLVGILDLRLAVGEVPTTLPDAADAVPVWISGSQFQAWKHTQLVIDVVRGRGSGFSLEAPEGRRFLSRARAFTSAENDALAAVPPVVGAEYETGTRPPVPDAAQVVAAAVDACPVPR, from the coding sequence ATGCCGACGGCCCCGCCTCGGCTGGTCGTGACGATGGCGGCGGCGCGGCTGCTGCGCCGCCTCCGCGACACGCACGGACCGTTGATGATGCACCAGTCCGGCGGCTGCTGTGACGGTTCGGCGCCGATGTGCTATCCGCTGGGGGAGTTCCTCGTCGGCGACCGTGACGTCCTGGTCGGCATCCTCGATCTGCGCCTCGCGGTGGGCGAGGTGCCCACGACGCTGCCCGACGCGGCGGACGCGGTGCCGGTGTGGATCTCCGGCTCTCAGTTCCAGGCATGGAAGCACACCCAGCTCGTCATCGACGTGGTGCGCGGGCGTGGGTCCGGCTTCAGTCTGGAGGCGCCGGAGGGCAGGCGATTCCTCAGCCGGGCACGGGCTTTCACGTCCGCGGAGAACGACGCGCTGGCCGCGGTACCGCCGGTGGTCGGCGCCGAGTACGAAACCGGCACGCGCCCACCGGTTCCCGACGCCGCCCAGGTGGTCGCCGCGGCGGTGGACGCGTGCCCGGTGCCGCGCTGA
- a CDS encoding GntR family transcriptional regulator, with the protein MPVPRNEGLVARTLLREDAYWAIRDAIVDGTLAPGERLNDNELVKWLGVSRTPVREALMRLEQAGLVQMKPGRYTIVSPLDVRAIREAQSVTGAMHELAIREGLPNLTPADLTTMREANFRFADALRRADVDAALAADDDFHDVPVTASANAAARSVLDQFTPVLRRIERLRFGSLSGRDSVAQHERVIDRCAAGDVDGAVAALRVNWQTLLPLLEDLTP; encoded by the coding sequence ATGCCGGTGCCACGCAACGAAGGTCTGGTCGCCAGAACTCTGCTACGCGAGGACGCCTACTGGGCGATCCGGGACGCCATCGTCGACGGCACCCTCGCCCCTGGCGAACGCCTCAACGACAACGAGCTGGTCAAATGGCTTGGCGTGAGCCGAACACCGGTGCGCGAGGCGCTGATGCGGCTCGAGCAGGCGGGCCTGGTGCAGATGAAGCCCGGCCGCTACACCATCGTCAGTCCGCTCGACGTGCGCGCGATCCGCGAGGCCCAGTCCGTCACCGGCGCGATGCACGAACTCGCGATCCGGGAGGGGTTGCCCAACCTCACCCCGGCCGACCTGACGACCATGCGCGAGGCCAACTTCCGCTTCGCCGACGCGCTGCGCCGCGCGGATGTCGACGCCGCACTCGCCGCCGACGACGATTTCCACGATGTGCCCGTCACCGCGAGCGCCAACGCGGCCGCGCGCAGCGTGCTCGATCAGTTCACCCCGGTCCTGCGCCGGATCGAGCGACTGCGCTTCGGCTCGTTGAGCGGCCGTGACTCGGTGGCCCAGCACGAGCGCGTCATCGACCGGTGTGCCGCGGGCGATGTCGACGGCGCGGTCGCGGCACTGCGGGTGAATTGGCAGACGCTGCTGCCGCTGCTCGAAGATCTCACGCCCTGA
- a CDS encoding FixH family protein → MSETRTRTAGTRRALVVAGVAVVLLAVAGRLLWPSSAAPLALRSGTERHLVTVTLERVRLGDTAVDVAVTDRAGAPIDHAAVRIQATQSLMGHAGAPVALVATGDGRFHADSIALMMTGPWELRLWIDAHDGVDELTLPLWVGA, encoded by the coding sequence ATGAGTGAAACACGCACGCGCACAGCGGGAACACGGCGCGCACTGGTCGTCGCGGGCGTGGCGGTGGTTCTGCTCGCGGTGGCAGGACGGCTGCTGTGGCCGAGTTCGGCGGCGCCGCTCGCGTTGCGCTCGGGCACCGAACGCCATCTGGTCACCGTCACCCTCGAACGAGTTCGGCTGGGCGACACCGCCGTCGACGTCGCGGTGACCGACCGTGCCGGTGCGCCGATCGACCATGCCGCGGTGCGGATCCAGGCGACGCAGTCGCTGATGGGGCACGCGGGAGCGCCCGTTGCGCTGGTGGCCACGGGCGACGGACGTTTCCACGCCGATTCGATCGCGCTGATGATGACCGGGCCGTGGGAGCTGCGGCTCTGGATCGACGCGCACGACGGTGTCGACGAACTCACCCTGCCGTTGTGGGTCGGCGCGTGA
- a CDS encoding ATP-binding protein has protein sequence MTSLRETFLDRASAVLPNCWRQRTAPARAAGERVDRIIAFALGSGTWIFGVGDAAEIAEQSRHYAPWWTAVAMVGVFGTALVLTATTLFVAFPAVRVLAATHATVFAVVIGLSGFAVTSGQITSDVEWIYRLVPLGGVAATLVWRTPVTALYLFVVAVLAAWSNGQVKNDLGWIEFLLTWLRIFGISVGFVYITRMTRRAAYLLDMERTRAQQQATLTAAAEARAGERALFAGVIHDKVLATLLDTSRGGCPEMLARQAEQALGQFAAIGRVNELCTGAEAIETITDEVTTATDTELRVQVRQDRRTHELRIDSAAVNALAQAAAEAVRNSVRHADVPGRTVTRDITIAARACGITVVVADDGAGFDPAAVAPNRLGLTVSIVQRMREVGGRAVIDARPGTGTRVVLEWDAPDDA, from the coding sequence ATGACTTCGCTGCGGGAAACTTTCCTCGACCGCGCGAGCGCCGTACTGCCGAACTGCTGGCGGCAGCGCACCGCGCCGGCGCGGGCGGCGGGCGAACGGGTCGATCGCATCATCGCCTTCGCCTTGGGTTCGGGCACTTGGATATTCGGCGTCGGGGACGCCGCCGAGATCGCCGAGCAGTCGCGCCACTACGCACCGTGGTGGACCGCGGTCGCCATGGTCGGCGTGTTCGGCACGGCACTGGTGCTGACGGCCACCACGCTGTTCGTCGCGTTCCCCGCGGTCCGGGTGCTCGCGGCAACGCACGCAACGGTTTTCGCCGTGGTGATCGGGTTGTCCGGCTTCGCGGTCACCTCCGGCCAGATCACCAGCGACGTCGAGTGGATCTACCGGCTGGTGCCGCTCGGCGGGGTCGCGGCCACGCTGGTGTGGCGCACACCGGTGACGGCGCTGTACCTGTTCGTGGTCGCGGTGCTGGCAGCGTGGTCCAACGGTCAGGTCAAGAACGATCTCGGCTGGATCGAGTTCCTGCTGACCTGGCTGCGCATCTTCGGTATCTCGGTGGGCTTCGTCTACATCACCAGGATGACCCGCCGCGCCGCCTATCTGCTGGACATGGAGCGGACCCGGGCCCAGCAGCAGGCCACGCTCACGGCGGCGGCCGAGGCACGGGCGGGCGAGCGTGCGCTGTTCGCCGGGGTGATCCACGACAAGGTGCTCGCCACCCTGCTCGACACCTCGCGCGGCGGCTGCCCGGAAATGCTTGCCCGGCAGGCCGAACAGGCGCTCGGCCAGTTCGCCGCGATCGGCCGGGTCAACGAATTGTGCACCGGCGCCGAGGCGATCGAGACGATCACCGACGAGGTGACGACGGCCACTGACACCGAACTGCGGGTCCAGGTCCGTCAGGATCGGCGGACCCACGAACTGCGCATCGACTCGGCCGCGGTCAACGCGCTCGCGCAGGCCGCCGCCGAGGCGGTGCGCAACAGCGTCCGGCACGCGGATGTGCCGGGGCGCACCGTCACCCGCGACATCACGATCGCCGCGCGTGCCTGCGGTATCACCGTGGTGGTCGCCGACGACGGTGCCGGATTCGATCCGGCCGCGGTCGCTCCGAACCGCCTCGGCCTCACGGTCAGCATCGTGCAGCGGATGCGCGAGGTCGGCGGCCGGGCCGTGATCGACGCCAGGCCCGGCACGGGCACCCGCGTCGTATTGGAATGGGACGCACCGGATGATGCCTGA
- a CDS encoding cytochrome P450: protein MNDDRAGETGERQRLNHGRGGVRGLGTTLRWFRDPLSVMRQLADAQGPVAGFQIGMWPAALVTGPAEIHEVLVSRAADYRRARAVTGTLWPALREGLIISEGEVHRSQRALVGPLFTARRVPRYVDVIAGRMHTHLRRWQAAGEVDLLAAVQEMMHDVIAGLLVNEPIEGYREVLDAANRIFDWEMRAMSRPLVTPLNIPTRRNREFIRDLGVVRDWATRMVEARRREPGEDIVSALLAQRDRDGAPMPTERLIDEVINLWAAAHETSADAMFWTAYALARHPVAADRARDEVDRVLGGEVPTAADLALLPYCLQVFKESMRLYPPSPAFLREAARETYLGKHEITAGTIVFVAPYVMHRSAERYPDPASFRPDRFASDADRSWERLSYLPFGAGEHVCVGSALALLEGQIFTALLLAGGTVRVDGDPGMKLTINLRPKRHVRTTYLRRTAAPSRELSGVEARDAR from the coding sequence TTGAATGACGATCGGGCGGGGGAAACAGGGGAAAGACAACGACTGAACCACGGGCGCGGTGGTGTGCGCGGGCTGGGCACCACGCTCCGGTGGTTCCGCGATCCGCTGAGCGTGATGCGGCAGCTGGCGGACGCGCAGGGCCCGGTCGCGGGCTTCCAGATCGGCATGTGGCCCGCGGCGCTGGTGACCGGGCCCGCCGAGATCCACGAGGTGCTGGTATCGCGCGCCGCGGACTACCGCCGAGCACGGGCGGTGACCGGGACGCTGTGGCCCGCACTGCGCGAAGGCCTGATCATCTCCGAGGGCGAGGTACACCGCAGCCAGCGCGCGCTGGTCGGGCCGCTGTTCACCGCGCGCCGCGTGCCGAGATACGTCGATGTGATCGCCGGCCGCATGCACACCCATCTGCGCCGCTGGCAGGCCGCGGGCGAGGTGGACCTGCTCGCGGCCGTGCAGGAGATGATGCACGACGTCATCGCCGGACTGCTGGTGAACGAGCCGATCGAGGGCTACCGGGAGGTGCTCGACGCGGCGAACCGCATCTTCGACTGGGAGATGCGCGCGATGTCGCGCCCGCTTGTCACCCCGCTCAACATTCCGACCAGGCGCAATCGCGAGTTCATCCGCGACCTCGGCGTGGTCCGCGACTGGGCCACCCGCATGGTCGAAGCGCGCCGCCGCGAGCCGGGCGAAGACATCGTGTCCGCGCTGCTCGCCCAGCGCGACCGCGACGGTGCGCCGATGCCGACCGAGCGACTGATCGACGAGGTGATCAACCTCTGGGCCGCCGCGCACGAGACCAGCGCCGACGCCATGTTCTGGACCGCGTACGCACTCGCCCGCCATCCGGTCGCCGCCGACCGGGCGCGCGACGAGGTGGATCGGGTACTCGGCGGCGAGGTGCCGACGGCGGCGGACCTCGCACTGCTCCCCTATTGCCTGCAGGTGTTCAAGGAATCGATGCGGCTGTATCCGCCCTCCCCCGCGTTCCTGCGGGAAGCCGCGCGCGAGACGTATCTCGGCAAGCACGAGATCACCGCGGGTACCATCGTTTTCGTCGCACCGTACGTCATGCACCGATCCGCCGAGCGCTACCCGGACCCGGCGTCGTTCCGCCCGGACCGCTTCGCCTCCGACGCCGACCGCAGCTGGGAACGCCTGTCCTACTTGCCTTTCGGCGCCGGCGAACACGTGTGCGTCGGTTCCGCGCTCGCCCTGCTCGAGGGACAGATCTTCACCGCGCTGCTGCTCGCGGGCGGCACGGTGCGCGTCGACGGCGACCCCGGGATGAAGCTGACCATCAACCTGCGCCCCAAACGCCACGTCCGGACCACCTATCTGCGGCGCACCGCGGCACCGAGCCGGGAACTGTCCGGAGTCGAGGCCAGAGACGCCAGATGA
- a CDS encoding glycosyltransferase 87 family protein, with amino-acid sequence MAVVLSTAQQRGTGGDEVCEPRAPHRITVLVAAFVFACCSIGAWLAFVRPNWEMYWHQVDLQVYMWGGTMAALHPESLYDGRGPLGLPFLYPVFAAWICAELARFPIDYVGTGIVLLTLGSLWVSVWSAGLLQQRRRGVRLVALATAVSAAALWLEPVQQTLQFGQLSVLLMALVLADLAIPENRWYRGVLIGLATGLKLTPAVFVVYLIVTRQFRAAATACATFAATVAIGFWYRPAQAWEFWTTTMKSQNRIGFAYVQNQSINGLFGRLQWSTWDDSTAALACAGLLGLAGMAAARLAYLRGDRLLGALLAATVMLLASPISWTHYWVWVVPALLWIVRALRHRRRAVRIAVPVLTYLFVFAWPMRVDRVGWWDPDLPLLPQGLVWYVPQTNGREFHWTLTQFLLGDAYTLLAVAALLAAVIWLFRHQSRGDRMPTAVPESTATSAARERSTACGDRPVGVP; translated from the coding sequence ATGGCTGTCGTCCTGTCCACGGCACAACAGCGCGGTACCGGAGGGGACGAGGTGTGCGAACCTCGTGCCCCGCACAGGATCACGGTGCTCGTTGCTGCGTTCGTGTTCGCTTGCTGCTCCATCGGTGCCTGGCTGGCCTTCGTCCGGCCGAACTGGGAAATGTATTGGCACCAGGTCGATTTACAGGTCTACATGTGGGGCGGCACGATGGCCGCGCTGCATCCCGAGTCGCTCTACGACGGGCGCGGTCCGCTCGGGCTGCCCTTCCTCTATCCCGTCTTCGCCGCCTGGATCTGCGCGGAACTGGCGCGATTCCCGATCGATTACGTCGGCACCGGAATCGTGTTGCTGACGTTGGGCTCGCTCTGGGTCAGCGTGTGGAGTGCCGGGCTGCTCCAGCAGCGACGCCGTGGCGTGCGACTGGTCGCGCTGGCGACCGCGGTCAGCGCGGCCGCCCTCTGGCTGGAACCGGTGCAGCAGACTTTGCAGTTCGGACAGCTCAGCGTGCTGCTCATGGCGCTGGTGCTCGCCGACCTGGCGATCCCCGAGAACCGCTGGTATCGGGGTGTTCTCATCGGCCTGGCCACCGGGTTGAAGCTGACGCCCGCGGTCTTCGTCGTCTATCTGATCGTCACCAGGCAGTTCCGGGCGGCGGCCACCGCGTGCGCGACCTTCGCCGCGACGGTCGCCATCGGCTTCTGGTACCGGCCTGCCCAGGCCTGGGAGTTCTGGACGACGACGATGAAATCGCAGAACCGGATCGGATTCGCCTACGTGCAGAACCAATCGATCAACGGCCTGTTCGGCCGGCTGCAATGGTCGACGTGGGACGACAGCACCGCCGCCCTGGCCTGCGCGGGCCTGCTCGGCTTGGCGGGCATGGCCGCCGCCCGTCTCGCCTATCTGCGCGGTGACCGGCTGCTCGGCGCGCTGCTCGCCGCCACCGTGATGCTGCTGGCCTCGCCGATCTCGTGGACGCACTATTGGGTCTGGGTCGTGCCCGCGCTGCTGTGGATCGTGCGCGCGCTGCGGCACCGTCGCCGCGCCGTCCGGATCGCCGTTCCAGTCCTGACCTACCTGTTCGTCTTCGCCTGGCCGATGCGCGTCGACCGGGTCGGCTGGTGGGATCCGGATCTGCCCCTGCTCCCGCAGGGTCTGGTCTGGTACGTTCCGCAAACCAACGGCCGCGAATTCCATTGGACACTCACGCAATTCCTGCTCGGCGATGCCTACACCCTGCTCGCCGTCGCCGCCCTGCTCGCCGCGGTCATCTGGTTGTTCCGGCATCAGTCGCGGGGCGACCGGATGCCGACGGCGGTGCCGGAGTCGACTGCCACCTCGGCCGCGCGGGAGCGGTCGACCGCATGCGGCGACCGCCCGGTCGGCGTGCCTTGA